The genome window GCCTACGCACGCTCACGCCATCTCTGCCCACGTAGGTGAATGAGTGAAGGACGAGAGCGAAAATgggagatggagaggggCGCGAGAAACTGCGTGGCTCGTGCCCACCACGAAGTTGGTATGATCTCTCGGTCTGTTTGCGCACGTTGCTCTGCATCGCGCAATCGCTTTCTCGTTGCTGCTCTGAGGATTTCGGCCCCGTTACTGCTGCGGTAGCCGCAGGCGTGGAATCCACCTCAcagcagacgcacacaccgtGCCGCTCCCTCACGACGCTTCCTGCAGGCCCCAGGCTCCctcggctgctgttgctctgTGCACCTCGGGGCCTCTACGTACTCGGTAGCGGGGCCTCGCACATCTCACACACCACCATATCAGGTGCATTAAGAAAGGTGCACACAGGACATGGCAAGCCCTGCTCCTCCATGGCGATTGCGGCGCCGACGGTAGGTCCCGCAGCAAcgacaccggcagcagccgcggtgaCAGCGGGGGATGCTGCCATTATGGACCCGCCGTGGCTGCCCTGGAGTCGCGTCTCACGGAAAGCCACCGTGTGCTCGCGGACGACGGACGCAGCAGATGCGTCACCGCAAGCGCCGgcttgcagcagctctggTGGAATCGCCTCCCACTCCTCGTCGATCGCCGCCGTTGTAGCGCACGTCTGCGCGATGATGTCGACCGACTGCACCGAGAGCGTCTCGCCGTCGCGGATGCCCAGCTCCTGAAGCGTGGCTTCGTCGAGCTGCGCAACCTCCGCCGCAGTGGCGGAGGTTGGAGCGGTGCCGCGAGTGTGATGGCCCGACGCCTCCACAGCGTGTGGTGGCGTCGAGCACCGCTTCAAGGGCTTGTTCTTTCCTCGCCCAatctgcagcacctcggcgGGCACCAGGTATCCGTGCTTCTCGCGCAGGTGAGCACTTATATAGATCTTAAGCTGTCTGAGTGTAGTGTAATAGTGAATCCCCGCAGGGATCACGTCGGCgtcagtggcggtggtgttgCTGCCACCTTCCACACTcttcgcagcgctgctgccagtgtgctgcaccgcggccgAGGTCAGCACGCTCACCGCGTCGTAGTAGTTCTTGCGGCTTTTCTTCACATGTATGTTCAGCCTCAACGAGCCATTCACGAAGGACTCGCACTGGGCGTCAAATTTGGCGAGCATTGCCGCGCAGCACTGCGCACAGGTAGAGGGCCACAGTTGGCGCGCACCATTGTGAAAGCGCACCTGAatgacggcggccgccacgggAACAGTCTGCGCACGAGACttcggcaccggcgtcgccgcgggtggcgacggcgtcgacagggacgcggccgtgcagtcacctgccgcggctgcagagAGATccgtcggcgtcttcgctgcctctgccgAGGCCCcatcctccgccgcctccgcgtccacGTCCGTCACCTCCGCACGAGGCTCAGCACCCCCCACTGCCGCCCCAGCAGTGGACGTgcccgcgacgccgccagccCGCGACGCCACACGCTCTAGCATGCCCGGCTCACCGTACTGCGCCAACAACGCAACATACTCATCCATCGGCAATATCACCATGGGCGGTAGCCAGCACTGACTGCGGTACTCCGCCTCAGTGGGGCCCGTCGGCGGTGACGTCGGAGTCGGCGCACCGGCCCGCTCCACCCGCACACCGTTCCAGAGCAACTCGGCCCGCTTCGCCCGCGCCCCTTGCCAGAAGCCATCGGAAGGGTTCAGCCACGACACCTCCAGCAGGCTCTCAGAGTGCGCGCACTTGAACTTTTCGAAGGAGATTCGCGGCAGTACCAGTAAAGGCTCGCCGTccgcatcatcgccgcctTTGCTGGTGTCAGACTTGTTGTCCTCGCTCTGCATCGCCGCGTACCACCGCGCCACCCACCACGTCGGCACACAGCCATACGTGACGGTGCAGTCTGGcaccgtctgcgccgtcattttctccagcgcctcctcagcGTAATACAAGCGTCCCTCAAGCGTCTGCGGCtctggcggtgccgctgctgcagttgcCGTTTCTGACGGCGCCGGAGCCACAGGCGAGGAAGGGACGTTCGTTGCGCTTGCACCCCGGCCACCACTACGGCCGCCCCCACTGCGCCGCATCGTCACGCGCGCATTCCAGGCGGCgtcgtgctgccgcttcttcaTCAGTGCTGTGCGCAGTCGCTGCACCTCGCTTGACTGGTGGGCTactcgctgctggtgcgcctcTGCCCACTTCTTCACGTACTCACGGTACTCGCGCTCGCCGTGTTGCTTGAAGAAGAGCCGATTCGGGTGCTGGgcagcgagcagctgctcctcgttCTCCGCCCCGGtagcgagcagcagctgcgcgacccCAGAGGGACAGGTCATGGCTCCGGCAAGCCACAGCGACGGGTAGCGcttgcgctcctccatcctcttcatgcgctgctggtggcgcgaGGTCAGGTGCTGCACGCTTGACTGCATGCACTCCTGACACGTCGTGCTCGTTTCCGAGGCAGGGATGAGCGGAAGAAAGAAGTGTTCCACGTCATCCTCGTTCACGCTCCAGTGCGGGTTCGACGTGCGCAGGACACCAGAGCGATGCGCCATCGTGAGCACCTCCACAAAGCGGTGCACCCAGTAGCGTCGCAAGGAGTCTGGGATAGCCACGGCGCTCTGGCCAGGGCGCAGGGCACCGTGCGGGCATagcagctgcgccgacaGGTTCAAGTCGCCGCGGTCCACGTCAAGGGCGGCCAGGCTGAACGGGTGGTCAGCTTTCGCTAGAGACGTCGAGACAGTCTCGGGCACCGCAGGAGACGCCGAAGAagaggcggaagaggcggGGGCGGTCACCGCTGCTACCATGgacgacgtcgacgccggcgtcgccggcaacggcggcggcgccacacgtGCCTCACGCATAACCAGCACACCCGTGTAGCCTTCGGCCTGCCGCACGCGTCCCCAGCCAAGCTGGCTCGTGTAGAACGAAGCCCACGCCTCAACGACGGTCTTGCTGAcgagcacgcgctgctgctgcccatcccccctcttctcctcagcctcctgctgctgcgtgctcTGTGTAAGTGCAGTTGGCGTGACGGCTCCGGGCccagcaccgctgtcgccctCGTCTCCTTCCTCGCCTGCAGCGTGCCTCTtccgccgctccgcctcttcccAGGCGCGGGTGAGGATgatctccgcctcctcgtcctccgtcgtgcgcgacgcgagcgcctgcacgccggcggccatGGCCGCGACACAGAGCGGGCACAGGTTGGCTTCCATGAGGGTGCAACACGACTGAGTgccgcaggcggcgccgccgccagccatCGACTCGCGCAAGCGGGCCGTCATCGGCGCCTCCGGTGTGGAGGGCGATGCAGGTCTGTCGCCGTTCGCCGCCACTGTCAACGGCGAGCCGCAGACAGCGAGAAAACGGCTCAGCTTTTCGTACGCGGATGCCGATACCACCTTGTAAGATGCCCACGGCAGCACACAGCCGTGCGCACAGGTTACCGAGGGCAGCGCTTGCATCAGCGAATACTGGCGCACCTGCTGACGAACCTCTTCAGCAGTCTGCATgtggccgtggcggaggGGGCCGACCGTGGCAGTCACCACGGTCCCCTCAACCGCGGCGCTAGCGCCACTGCCCGAGGCGCCCTCCTCGTGCCCGACAACAATGGGTTTCCCGTcaacaccagcagcaccgctcgCAAGCGCAGAGTTGGCACTGTCGCCCGCAGGGCCTGAGACGGCGTCCAAGTCCCTCTTGCTGCGCTTCAGCTTCGActcggcaccgctgccgagcgccgccgcgtccacgTAGGCAGGCAAGAAGAAGCGGCCGAAATGCTGCAGCCAGCGGGTGGGGAGCACGTAAAGCGACGGTGTGGCCGTCGTCGTGGTCGATATCCATGCCGGGGCACTCGAGGCGTTCGTGGCACTCTCAAACACAGCcttcgcggcggtggcccaCAAGTCGaagagcgccgctgcctgcgcgcgctgctccaTCCAGTCGTGGCGCTTGGTGAGGCAGTCATCATTCACGCGATCAACGTACTGGCGCAAGTACACAGGGTACTCcgcaggggtgggggtggcgctggtggacggaacggcagcgacgggctgcagctgcggtggctTGCCCGTGctgggcggcgccgacaccgacGTAGAGCGTGGAGATGAACACGATGTGGCGATGCGGTGGTACACGAGCAGGTAAGCGTCTGGCGacgcgccgcgctgcccttGGTAGCGGTTCAGCTTCGACACCTCTGCGTCGTTAAAGTTCAGCCACGAGCTGCCTCTGCtaccaccgctgctgcccggctCCGCCGAGGCGCCGGAGACCTTGCCGTGGTAGGTGTAGTGGC of Leishmania infantum JPCM5 genome chromosome 16 contains these proteins:
- a CDS encoding putative cysteine peptidase, Clan CA, family C19; this encodes MSACVTGTAPAAQLGVGDLWASEVLEGCARAHYTPRQELLGILAPPPRSTAAGATPIASVVKASGATVEGGRTLIDVDAVESMDGYSHAASPNSIGEAVANQPSLKPMERSALSEEMQALRAVLSPALIRKAYRLNTPCMTKHTTKNERLLNCTASPRCVAGLQLLGSDAATREDCLKTLMGNGPYVVPLPAVKGSGVTAANADAASSSSASTGRERGGARATKSTREDLAETAGSATAAGDATEITVMSDPAFPCLWRGVRNLMNTCYFSAVLQLIFSIARVRHAILNDDAAAHDHHCVAIREAQGGTGVNQLAESGLKELFALMAFSREGAGADPKSFATYLSLDVKVQQDAQEFFTLLLDWLRCHCGPTVKAAVTSTFSGTLLYDRQCGSCGRSSKRAEPFLYLSLPVCPTLEDSLSEFSKPEAVDGFMCEQCGHTAVATSLQYMRTLPDVLVIHWNRFEFDLQSLQRHKVTTTTSFPLQLDMATYMRQWHEQKRNITSRAAGGESVAPEESEDHHLYELRGVVNHLGDTAVSGHYTYHGKVSGASAEPGSSGGSRGSSWLNFNDAEVSKLNRYQGQRGASPDAYLLVYHRIATSCSSPRSTSVSAPPSTGKPPQLQPVAAVPSTSATPTPAEYPVYLRQYVDRVNDDCLTKRHDWMEQRAQAAALFDLWATAAKAVFESATNASSAPAWISTTTTATPSLYVLPTRWLQHFGRFFLPAYVDAAALGSGAESKLKRSKRDLDAVSGPAGDSANSALASGAAGVDGKPIVVGHEEGASGSGASAAVEGTVVTATVGPLRHGHMQTAEEVRQQVRQYSLMQALPSVTCAHGCVLPWASYKVVSASAYEKLSRFLAVCGSPLTVAANGDRPASPSTPEAPMTARLRESMAGGGAACGTQSCCTLMEANLCPLCVAAMAAGVQALASRTTEDEEAEIILTRAWEEAERRKRHAAGEEGDEGDSGAGPGAVTPTALTQSTQQQEAEEKRGDGQQQRVLVSKTVVEAWASFYTSQLGWGRVRQAEGYTGVLVMREARVAPPPLPATPASTSSMVAAVTAPASSASSSASPAVPETVSTSLAKADHPFSLAALDVDRGDLNLSAQLLCPHGALRPGQSAVAIPDSLRRYWVHRFVEVLTMAHRSGVLRTSNPHWSVNEDDVEHFFLPLIPASETSTTCQECMQSSVQHLTSRHQQRMKRMEERKRYPSLWLAGAMTCPSGVAQLLLATGAENEEQLLAAQHPNRLFFKQHGEREYREYVKKWAEAHQQRVAHQSSEVQRLRTALMKKRQHDAAWNARVTMRRSGGGRSGGRGASATNVPSSPVAPAPSETATAAAAPPEPQTLEGRLYYAEEALEKMTAQTVPDCTVTYGCVPTWWVARWYAAMQSEDNKSDTSKGGDDADGEPLLVLPRISFEKFKCAHSESLLEVSWLNPSDGFWQGARAKRAELLWNGVRVERAGAPTPTSPPTGPTEAEYRSQCWLPPMVILPMDEYVALLAQYGEPGMLERVASRAGGVAGTSTAGAAVGGAEPRAEVTDVDAEAAEDGASAEAAKTPTDLSAAAAGDCTAASLSTPSPPAATPVPKSRAQTVPVAAAVIQVRFHNGARQLWPSTCAQCCAAMLAKFDAQCESFVNGSLRLNIHVKKSRKNYYDAVSVLTSAAVQHTGSSAAKSVEGGSNTTATDADVIPAGIHYYTTLRQLKIYISAHLREKHGYLVPAEVLQIGRGKNKPLKRCSTPPHAVEASGHHTRGTAPTSATAAEVAQLDEATLQELGIRDGETLSVQSVDIIAQTCATTAAIDEEWEAIPPELLQAGACGDASAASVVREHTVAFRETRLQGSHGGSIMAASPAVTAAAAGVVAAGPTVGAAIAMEEQGLPCPVCTFLNAPDMVVCEMCEAPLPST